From Fusarium oxysporum f. sp. lycopersici 4287 chromosome 13, whole genome shotgun sequence, one genomic window encodes:
- a CDS encoding hypothetical protein (At least one base has a quality score < 10) translates to MAASTNKHLTLQRKPTSFRSKFRLSTSIFYFIFIMSNSGRGRGGLFQRGGRGGRGGGLIGSAVRGVAGGIGLVSESVSSYKEKRTAEKNASSSESSQQPQSSGIAASNEPPPNYEPQPSQHEDSTERQWELDETQSELLSSPQNGADSAQQTQDDKDLVASFLRVHGSSAGRRNAQLELPVILAQRRPKDRTRGFVRGYAPMLETVGIDQAAWLDFLDKFDQSTRASPWDRGHQLCRVGWFLCANCTKALPSAQPVYKTIEVAKDVQRQTKGQTSSFSQMNEQYFYPNGLCCLIMTWRPDSGRSHEVVDLTSTVASSIGSYDSGFTNKFKTSSGKAYGDFALPEAAPLIFPTLDVLAEADSEESRGLKQSLGEKRTYIQEYYDKRAQAQFALNRPDNLLANQQEAPKFTSRYADPSHPSNNGSLISLLTGGYVDPTKLRRGFRGQASEGQNQGQPSGARSDRQPGLPLPYKPVKAARKFLFNKDILYLMVVNMPTEDELREAKVVLDRR, encoded by the exons ATGGCGGCCTCCACTAATAAGCACTTGACGCTGCAGCGAAAACCAACTTCATTCCGCTCAAAATTTAGATTGTCAACTTCAATATTTTACTTCATTTTCATCATGTCAAACAGCGGACGCGGTCGAGGTGGATTATTCCAGCGAGGTGGTCGAGGCGGTCGAGGCGGGGGCTTGATAGGGTCAGCTGTCCGTGGTGTAGCAGGCGGCATTGGGCTCGTATCGGAGAGCGTTAGCTCTtacaaagagaagagaacTGCTGAGAAAAACGCCTCATCGTCAGAGTCAAGCCAGCAGCCTCAATCAAGCGGCATTGCTGCCAGCAACGAGCCGCCACCGAACTATGAGCCTCAGCCAAGCCAGCATGAGGACTCGACTGAAAGACAATGGGAGCTCGACGAAACACAATCCGAGCTACTCTCAAGTCCCCAAAACGGTGCCGACTCCGCTCAACAGACTCAAGATGACAAGGATCTTGTAGCCAGTTTCTTGAGAGTTCAtggctcttcagctggccgAAGAAATGCTCAATTGGAGTTACCTGTCATTCTTGCGCAGCGAAGACCAAAAGATCGAACTCGCGGCTTTGTTCGTGGATATGCCCCAATGCTTGAGACTGTCGGCATTGACCAGGCGGCTTGGCTGGACTTTCTAGATAAATTTGATCAGTCTACCCGAGCGTCGCCGTGGGATCGAGGTCATCAACTTTGCAGAGTTGGGTGGTTTCTTTGTGCCAATTGCACCAAAGCATTGCCATCAGCGCAGCCCGTGTACAAAACAATTGAGGTTGCGAAGGATGTCCAAAGGCAGACAAAAG GTCAAACAAGTTCATTTTCCCAGATGAATGAGCAATACTTCTATCCAAACGGCTTGTGCTGTCTGATCATGACCTGGCGACCCGATTCCGGAAGGTCTCACGAGGTTGTTGACCTGACATCAACAGTCGCTTCTTCGATTGGTTCTTATGACTCTGGATTTactaataagtttaaaaCCTCCAGCGGAAAGGCCTACGGTGATTTTGCTCTCCCCGAGGCTGCCCCTCTTATCTTTCCAACCCTCGATGTCCTTGCTGAGGCCGATAGCGAGGAATCGAGAGGTTTGAAGCAAAGTCTGGGTGAGAAGAGAACATACATCCAGGAGTATTATGATAAGAGGGCCCAGGCTCAGTTT GCGCTCAATAGACCGGATAACCTCTTGGCCAACCAGCAAGAAGCTCCAAAGTTCACTTCACGATATGCTGATCCGAGCCATCCTTCCAACAATGGCTCCTTGATCTCCCTACTCACTGGTGGATATGTCGACCCAACGAAGCTTCGCCGGGGCTTTAGGGGCCAAGCATCAGAAGGCCAGAACCAAGGACAACCCAGTGGTGCACGAAGTGACAGGCAGCCCGGTTTGCCGCTGCCTTACAAGCCGGTCAAGGCGGCAAGGAAATTTCTTTTCAACAAG GATATTTTGTATCTAATGGTCGTCAATATGCCGACTGAAGATGAGCTCCGGGAGGCCAAGGTTGTGTTGGACCGCAGATAA
- a CDS encoding hypothetical protein (At least one base has a quality score < 10): MQSAKVKEAHKLQIWRFSGCACDTCCESSVTGECLLGILI; this comes from the coding sequence ATGCAGTCAGCCAAAGTAAAAGAAGCCCATAAGCTTCAAATTTGGCGTTTCAGTGGGTGTGCATGCGACACCTGCTGCGAATCCTCTGTGACAGGTGAATGCCTTCTGGGAATTTTAATTTGA
- a CDS encoding hypothetical protein (At least one base has a quality score < 10) — translation MKTIIVGRVLQGFGGGGIDVLIQVILADMTTLEERSKYLGLMGIPNAVGNILGPSVGALFSTYATWRWIGWINLPILGIGTLLVFFFLKLRPVTMDASLASNIERLDWIGMSLVVSGITVFVLPLSWAGSLFPWAAWQTLVPMILGVLVLVAFVFYEAKPAAPIMPHRLFHSITANMTLLGGFIHGAILVSLLQYLPLIYQAVYLETPIKSAVFLLPTSIISIFIAVISMMMVPWFGGYTWLLRFSWALLALGTGILALFNLSSPSPMLFGLPVIWGTGVALLRLNLLPMQASVKNVDDTGVAIGQFLTIRMFGGLIGLTIASAIFNTVFAKTIASSSLQLTGPLAPLDDASKAVAFIKELGSLSISRGTLNEVLRVYLECFRTIFYTMAGLGALGLLTSMFLEEIDLKNQGRGNQRFED, via the coding sequence ATGAAGACGATTATCGTAGGTCGTGTACTCCAAGGttttggcggcggcggcatCGATGTTCTTATTCAGGTCATACTCGCGGATATGACAACACTCGAAGAACGATCGAAATATTTGGGCTTGATGGGTATTCCCAATGCAGTGGGCAATATTCTCGGGCCATCTGTCGGAGCTTTGTTTTCTACGTACGCCACTTGGCGATGGATCGGATGGATCAATCTCCCCATTCTTGGAATTGGAACGCTGTTGgtattcttctttctcaagtTACGGCCTGTCACGATGGACGCTTCACTTGCTAGCAACATTGAACGCCTTGACTGGATTGGAATGAGCCTTGTTGTCTCTGGTATCACAGTTTTCGTGTTGCCGCTCAGTTGGGCTGGCTCCTTATTTCCATGGGCTGCATGGCAGACATTGGTTCCGATGATCCTGGGAGTCTTAGTTCTTGTTGCTTTCGTCTTTTACGAAGCGAAGCCTGCAGCACCAATTATGCCTCATCGATTGTTCCACTCCATCACTGCCAACATGACATTGCTCGGAGGTTTCATTCACGGAGCCATCCTTGTTTCGTTACTTCAATACCTGCCACTGATTTATCAAGCAGTATATCTGGAGACGCCGATCAAGTCAGCTGTTTTCCTGTTGCCAACTTCCATCATTAGTATATTCATTGCAGTAatctccatgatgatggtgccaTGGTTTGGAGGTTATACCTGGCTATTGCGATTCTCATGGGCATTGCTGGCTCTTGGTACTGGTATTCTGGCACTCTTCAATCTCAGTTCACCCTCACCGATGCTTTTTGGACTCCCCGTCATCTGGGGAACAGGCGTTGCTCTTCTGCGACTAAACCTTCTACCGATGCAAGCCAGCGTCAAGAATGTCGACGACACAGGCGTCGCAATCGGACAGTTCCTCACGATTCGCATGTTTGGAGGGCTGATCGGTTTGACCATCGCCTCTGCAATATTCAACACTGTCTTTGCAAAGACTATCGCCTCTAGCTCTTTGCAGCTTACAGGGCCTCTTGCACCTTTGGACGACGCCTCAAAAGCCGTTGCTTTCATCAAAGAACTCGGGTCCTTGAGCATTTCTCGAGGAACACTCAATGAGGTACTAAGAGTGTACCTCGAATGTTTCCGCACGATCTTCTACACAATGGCAGgcttgggtgctttgggGCTGTTGACTTCAATGTTCCTTGAGGAGATTGACCTCAAGAACCAAGGCCGCGGCAATCAACGTTTTGAAGACTAG
- a CDS encoding N1-acetylpolyamine oxidase (At least one base has a quality score < 10), which produces MHAQAADWWKWDFESAWTPDESGLIFGVAGGNATFGYFSDVSNLVVDQRGFSTIIQEEAKTFLKKGDARLRLKTTVEGIKYGKDGVTITTDKGDCIQADYAICTFSLGVLQSNTTEFSPPLPDWKQSAIDQFAMGTYTKIFMQFEEAFWDNQTQFFLYADPLERGRYPLFQSLNPEGFAPGSNILFGTVTGQQAWRVERQTNNETMEQILDVLRLMFPDKNVTTPTAFTYPRWSTEPWAYGSYSNWPVGMTLEKHQNMRANVERLWFAGEANSAEFFGFLHGAYTEGQDIANKIGNIINGKAGDDEFDMERYENLHGTTFVDEYDEDNGWLFPYDVEGDEEEEEEE; this is translated from the exons ATGCACGCCCAAGCCGCAGACTGGTGGAAATGGGACTTTGAATCCGCCTGGACACCCGACGAAAGTGGCCTTATCTTTGGAGTGGCTGGTGGTAATGCGACATTTGGCTACTTCAGCGATGTCAGTAACCTCGTCGTTGACCAGCGTGGCTTCAGTACCATCATACAAGAGGAGGCCAAGACGTTCCTAAAGAAAGGTGATGCAAGACTCCGACTCAAGACCACTGTCGAAGGTATCAAATACGGAAAGGACGGCGTGACAATCACAACGGACAAGGGTGATTGCATCCAAGCCGACTACGCGATCTGCACCTTTTCGCTAGGAGTGTTGCAGAGCAATACCACCGAGTTCAGCCCCCCTCTCCCCGACTGGAAGCAAAGTGCCATTGATCAGTTTGCCATGGGCACGTACACCAAGATCTTCATGCAGTTCGAAGAGGCTTTCTGGGACAACCAAACGCAATTCTTCCTCTATGCCGATCCTCTCGAGCGTGGCCGGTACCCTCTCTTCCAATCACTCAACCCTGAGGGTTTTGCGCCGGGTTCCAACATTCTCTTCGGAACTGTTACTGGACAACAAGCATGGCGCGTAGAACGTCAGACCAACAATGAGACGATGGAACAGATTCTTGATGTCTTGAGACTGATGTTTCCCGACAAGAATGTGACGACACCGACTGCTTTTACCTACCCTCGCTGGAGCACTGAACC TTGGGCATATGGCTCCTACAGCAATTGGCCCGTCGGCATGACTCTTGAGAAGCATCAAAACATGCGCGCCAATGTTGAGCGCCTCTGGTTTGCAGGAGAAGCCAATTCTGCAGAGTTCTTTGGGTTCTTGCACGGCGCGTATACTGAGGGTCAAGATATTGCTAATAAGATTGGCAATATCATAAACGGAAaagctggtgatgatgagttcgACATGGAGAGGTACGAGAACCTTCATGGAACGACATTTGTGGATGAGTATGATGAGGATAACGGATGGTTGTTTCCGTATGACGTCGAGGgggacgaagaggaagaagaggaagaatga